The DNA window atttatttatatattcatatacAAAACActttaaaaagatataaaatgtATTAACTTCAAACACATATTTTAAAGGAGCTCGCGGTACCCCAAGGAGTCAACATAATCCGCCTTTACTTGACTTATGATGCCCATTTCCTAATCTCAAAGCAGTGCAGACCTAACTCCATGGCTTTAAAGTCAAATTCCATTTTCACACACTCAACTTTATACCCTCAGAAGCTGGAGGACTGTGAGTTTGATGAGTTGGGggattttacattttttaaaattcatattgtTGGTGTGGCAGGTAAATTGGATGCTCCTTTTCAGGTTTTGAAATGTCAATGGGGTTGCTTAAAATCCTAGGTTAAGTTCATTACTTGGACACTATATTGAGTTAAGAAGCTGAGAATCACCAATCATATTTTTTCATCACTTTCAGAtcattttaattctaattaatttgtTGCTAACTTAGATGCACTGTTGTGACCAATTAAATGtttcttataaataaaattatagttaCAAGAAAGctcaaagataaaagaaaaaataactaaaatttaggGGAATAATCAAAATTCTTGTTTTAACTGGTTTTTCAATTCTTATACTCAAAggtatttatataaattttaaaatattttgtttaacaTAGGAGAAAGATTTTAATtgcttttttctatttatttttattaattaggttttgggAGAATTATGGAGCCCATATTTGTAAGCCCAACTGAAATACTTGAAAAGGGAAGTGAAGGCCTTTCTAGAAATTTATAAAAGAAGAAATAGCCCAAGCTCCATTAAAATGGAACTAATGCCACTTATTACCTCGCCTACTTGGTTTGGTTAACTAACCCACCCAATGATCCATATATACAACGCCACCATATCTTCTCTTCTCCCCTGTTTTTGCTTCATCTCCTTTCCCAGAATCTATTACAGGAACCAAAAGAAGACATCAGAGAAAGGTTAAAGAGAAACAGAAACACAGAATTTGCACTAATAATTTGGGCGAACAATACAATACAAAACAAAACCTATTTTTTGTTCTTCTCTGGGATGATACCATTTCTTCACTGTAAGAAATCTCCTTCTTTTGCTTtatcttgtttcttttttttttgttcttactTGGTAattggtttcttttttttgttgGGAGTTTCTGGGTTTTTTTTAGGAAAGATTATAGCGTATCTGTTTAGCTTTTCAAGGTCAGGCAACCAATTTCTCTCGAACTTCATTTTTTCCCTTTAATATGGCATTTCTTTTCCTACTCTAACAAACAGAAGACACCCAGACTTTATTTTCATCATCTCTTTGATTTTCACAGCATAAACCACCCAAATTGGTTTTCCGGGggatttcttttttgaaaaatcagtttttattattcttattttcttcAACCGAAATTGGATTTTGGgtctttcttttaaaaaaaagaaaaaaattattgctCTTCAGCTTTGATTTTATTGGATGTAAGAaaattgaaactttttttttaatttgttcttaTTGGTTTAATGACAGAGATGGAGAAAGAAGAGAGGAGCCAAAGAACATGCAAAACAATAGAGCCGGAGTTGTTTTTACAGTGGGGGAATAGAAAGAGGCTAAGATGTGTGAGAGTTAAAGACCCTCAAAAAATCTCTCATAAATCCAATGCTATAATTCGTAGAAGAATCACTTCTCGGCTTTTAGATAAAGAATCCTCTCCTTTTTCTCAATTCAATCCTCGTCTCACTAGGTATGAACATCAATTCTTTcttggaatttaaaaaaaaaatcatgttttatttttcttggcTCCTTTTGTtcgtttggaaaaaaaaaaagagtttttctttgttttcaagctttttctcttctatttggggcttttttttttaattttacccaTTTTCTTTGATTTCTGAGAAGCTCTTAGGTTGGGAGGGGGAGGGAGGGGAAAGAGattgaattttggtttttttCCCCCTTCCGCAAAATTAGCTGGGCCTGGCCATGGATTCTTTTTCCGGGTAAAAGAGAAAAGgcatatttatttattctttctcaGAAGCCATCTACCAGTGATTAAAGATTTTCCGAGAAAATGACTCAATAAGGTTGTGGGCCTCGTTGTCCCCTGTTTGGTTGATCGGATAGGGGAAGTTCCTACTTGTCTGCTTTATACCATTTTAGTTCTCTGACTGCAATTTTTGGTCTCTTagcaaccaaacatggtgttaaGAAATTTCCCATGTAAAACTTTTATAATTGAAATAAGCAAACTGGTATAATGGTGAAATTAACTCTTTTTGTGTGTTTGATTGTAGGAATTCAGAAGCATCTATACTGCGATCGGATCACCGGAAAGCGGCTTCACCAGAGAAGGAAGACAGGTACTACACAACAAGAGGGTCAGCAGTGGGATTGGTGGATGAGAATGGGAAGATTGCAGTGGATAGCAATAATGGAGAGGATAACAAAGGGGTAGTGTGGCCAAAGCTGTATATCACATTGTCAAgcaaagaaaaagaggaggaTTTTATGGCAATGAAAGGGTGTAAACCCCTTCAGAGGCCTAAAAAGAGAGCCAAGATTATCCGAAGGAGCTTACTTGTAAGTAAACATTGTTGTATGTGAAGCATATATGTAGGCtccatatatataatttttggtgTAAATTTGACATGTATTGGTTGGTTGTGGTGGCAGCTGGTGAGCCCTGGGGCATGGTTGACTGATATGTGCCAAGAAAGATATGAAGTTAGGGAAAAGAAGAGTTCTAAGAAGGTAACATATGATTTGGTTTGTCTTATTTTACATTTCCTACAATGCAATAATTTTTGATGTTATTATTCATGTTTCTGATGTGGGGTTTTGGCAATGATCCAGAGACCAAGAGGATTGAAGGCCATGGGAAATATGAAAAGTGATTCTGATTGAAGATACATCAATGGCAGCAGCAGGGCCTTTTTCTTTTCTGATATTTTTTGGGGGAATATTTTTGGAGTTGATGATAATGGGTTGGAGAAAAATTAGAGAAGTTAAAACATGGGTCTGCTTGCTGGGGTTTGTTAGGTGTATAGATGTttgatatttttcatatatatacaaatgagaaTAATTATTGTTTTTGGATAAATATTAGTAATTTTGGCAACTATGATCCCATGAGATTATGTTTTTTCCTTCATATTAAGCATTTTGATGGCTGGAATCACCCATATGACAGAAGAAGGTAGCATTTGTCAGGAATGGTCTGTATGGATTACAAAATCTCAAAAGTACATACTTCCCCATGTCCATCTTCTTGTACCTCAAAGTCGCATTTGCATAGAAATTTCTGCAATCTATCAAGAATAGTAAAGCAATTCAAGTTTTTATTTGTTTCGATGGTATAGATTTTTGTTtaagaaagtttttttttattcttcaattttttaatttctgaATATTGGAAAATGTTTAAAAAAGAATATTCTATCTACAGTAATGGAGAACATTTAACAAATCTATTtgtggaattaaaaaaatttaattcactaTAACTGTTGAAGTATTTATATTTTCGGTTATTTTTAAACAACTGTTAAAATAAATCTGTTAGGCTACTTTGACCAATGAAAAATTGTAATGTGGCTTATTTTGGGCAATGAAAAAATTGTCAcgtgataattaaatttatttaaaataaaaaattatgatattaaatactaaatatttaaatattaaaaaaattattgacttTAATTGGCCAATGATGAACTGTTGGCCAACGTTAACTTGTCATGTGGCACTATTAGAATACGTCatgtctttttatttatttttaatattatatattatattgatcaaaaatataaaaaaattatatattacatataaaaatatttaattttatttttttataaaattataaaatttatagttataagttaaaaagtcaaaataatatataaaatttgaaaattgttataaaaatttaaaaagcatttaaatttcaagtaattgcaaaaaagaaaccttgaaatttaaatactttttagaattttataaaaaaatattttaaacttttaaaatatatatttacaattttttcacaatttttgtaataatattattaatttcaactaatttcttatggtgtttttttatatattctttttctagattatatatatattctgttttcttatatatttatttccattttttttataatttttaatgtatacatacatttaataaaagaaagtattattttttacataaaactgACATATGTCTCTTCGTGTGGCtatcaaaaaaattttttttagaaagaatGAACTCAAGGATAACTTTAGATACCAAATTGAGAagtgattaatattttaaataccaaattgggacaaaaaaaaaaaaagagtaccaAAGCGAAAAAATTAGATATAGTTTAAGAGTGAAATAAGGAATTAAGCCAAAAAAGAAATACACTATCCCTAAAAACAAAAACCTGTTTTTATTCTAAATGGAAAGATACATGAGAAATTATTACTAAATAAGATTTTGGATAAAACTAATAATGTACTAATCTAATCAAATgaattcaaaaaatcaaataaagtaaACATTATTGTTACAGAAATTAATGCTTCAactttatattgaattttttatttgaatgaattttgaaactaaattttgatttttgattaaattttattattcaattttaactttagttaaatataaattaaaatatttatttgaacaaTTTAGAACAATTAACTAATGaacataatattaaatatttataaaaactgctattaataaaaaacaataaagtattctttttttatatattttttaaaatttttgttaaataaaaattcgaagttaatatataattttataaagtaagttaatgtataattttttcatttaattttgttttcaaatcattataatcaaaatttaatttaaaaagtgccaaattaattaaaattcaaagtaaaatgagtaacatcaatcaaaataaatttacaacTAATTTAATATTTGCTTTtacataaattcaaaatacccTTCTTCAAAGAGGAAACCGAGAATGGAATGTGGGTCATCAAATTAACATCATACCCACTTTCTCCCTCATCTGTCTCCCTACCTCTCTCCCTTGCTCTGCTTCCTGAAACCTTTCTTTACCTCCTTGAGGAAATTTCTTGTGTTATGCTGCTATAATCTTGGCTATAGCACCCGTCCATGAAATCCTCCTCGGAGAAGCTCAAGCTCATCCTTGTAGTCGCCTCGGACACGTCATTCCGAACAACAGATAATACAGTGGGGAGTTCTTCCCTGTCCCCAGCATAGAAGTGCACTGTTGGGGCAAAAGTTTGTCTGGATGGAGTCATAGAGGGAAGGAATGTTGGAGTTTGGAAAAGTCAACAAAAaaatttctttcattattttaacggaaatgattagtttgaacaattaatttatctaaagtgattaaattaaaaaagaaaaatttaagtaACCAAAATAATACATACTGTATTTTAGAGTGACATTGAATGTAATTTATCCTAATTTTAAGGGCTTATTTAGATTTAATAAAGGAATAAAggcttatttttaataaaaaaaaaggtgacaGTTTAAGGACATATTTCTTTACCAATCCAAGTTTTAAGGACTTAATTGGATGTAACAAAAATATAAGGACTTCAATAAAATAACAATGTTCAAGGACTTATCTACTATATTAGCCTAAACCCCccttctttttaacttttttaagattatgtattttttttttaagtaaatttcaaaatttacaaccaaccaaacaccaAGTATATCCGTATGGTCTGGAAACAACCAAGAGGTTCAAACTTTtgcagaagaaaaagtaaaactaGGCTGCATCAGGATTTCAGATTAGATTACTTCAAGAATTTTTCCCAAAAGTGTTGGTGAATAAGATATTTTGCCAGTCACCTTCATATTTCTCTGACAGCCAAACCATTGTATCATGTTTTCAAGTTATATTCCACCTCCAATAGTTCATGTTTTTATCCAACTCCACTTTGTTAGtggaaagaagaaaatattaTACCCTGGCaaagtatatatacataaatcacAATCCAGTTTCACGTCCCTTAGTTTCAACTTTCAAATGGCATCATAGACTGTAATAGTAATAACTTGAAATGAAAGTTTCCGAGGTATAAGATGCAGAAAGCTGAATTATCCCAGCTGCTTGTCTTCTGTAATTGTATTTTTATTGGATGAATTCTGGAAATATATGTTGGTCCATATTCTGGAGAAGTTTGAAGAAACTGTAACCCAATATCCTGCAAAACGAAGTCAATAAGCATGAGGAGGATCTTCACTATCGGATACCATTTCCAGTATACAGTTTATAATATATGGTAATTTATAATGCTGAAGCTGAGCAATGACAATCATAAGTCTAGATGAAATAGAGATTTAAGAAATTAGATAACTCTCACCACTTGGGTCACTTTTAGCAGTGTGATCAGTTGACTTGAGATCGAGCAGCTTGGAGCATATCAACTATGAGGGTTTTGACATCCCTAATAccatacataaaaaaaaaaaaactgactaACAATAAAACATGCATGTAACACAGTCACACCCACAACTTGTTCATGCAAGCTATTGTTCTTTACTTGAAGTCTTAGCCAGTCGACAAAGAACCCAGATTAAAATACAATATCGGTATTCTTATTTAAAAAGCTTGGGTAAAGGACAACAATATGCCATTCCCTCCCCATTTGTTTCAGTGGCTTTCGCCAGGATGGTTCAAATTTAGTTCTCATTGAGAAAGAAGATTAAGATGAGAATCCCAGAGCAAATGccttgaataaaatgtaaaaacaaTATCTACTAAACAACAGATGACAAGTAAGATATCAAGGAAAGTTTCTTCAGACCAAAAAGTATTTAATATAAAGATATCTCACTTTCTATCTTCTGCACGTCTAGGAAAAGGAACTCGAAGCTTGAAAGTATTCCCTTGATAACCAGCCTGCAGGGAAAAAGATTCATAGAGCAAGAAATTGAATACAGTAAGAACTGATTCACAACTCACAAGGCATAGTGATTGGAAATCTCTATCAGTTGACTTCAAAGTAATGGAGAACGTTACTTTCTGTTAGCCAATAACATAGATTTAATATGAAGGGTTAAAAGTTATTAAAACCTTGACATTGAATCCAAGACTATCCAAATCCAGCATGTAAGCATTGTCTACCTGGAGAAAGACACAGATCAGGCAGGAAAAGGAATAGCTCAATAACCAGATATGTTAAATTCCCTATCAATAAAAGGTCTTCAATGAGAAATTTTCAAAGAGTATATCATCACATTGAATAATTGTTAGAGATGATTGGGAAGAAATGGATCAGCAATTCAATTCAGATTTGATTCAGATAATAATTAGGTCTATTTAGTTTGGTCTTTGGTTAAGTTAAAAAGTAATATTCAAATCGAACATaaatctatgttttcatattttataatataaaataaataaatatttttaaaattaggaaCAACGCTTAAAAATTCTATAGAAcaaagtaaatattttaaagttcgaaaatttttaaaaatgatgaaCGGATCCAAACTGGTGGAATTCAGTTTGTGTTGGTTCAATTACAGGGACTTCATTTTGGACTTCAGAAAACCAAAATATACATTGACCTCATTTTCTTTCCTTCCAAAACCAAACCGTCATTGGCCTCCAAAAGAATTACGAGGCACCATATCATTTTTTCATCCACAACTAAATTGAACCATCTGAAAATATAAACTTAGATGAAATCTGAGTCGTAACATTGGATCTTCTAGGATGAAGAATCAATTTTCTGTCTTTTCAAGATTATTAGAATCCTACCGCACTTGGGTTGAAGAAATATTCAGCATCTTTAGCCAAATTATTCAGAATAAGTTATTAATTTCTCTTACTCTGATTTTAGGGGGCCTAGGATTAGCTATTGATGCATGTCCGATGATTTTCCAACTTAACCAGCAAGAGCTAGCTGACTTGCCTCTTCAATACAATATGGATAAAATCTTCCACTTAATATAAGATACTGTCCAAAACGTAATATTCTTAATTACCGGGATTGACGTTGCGAATTGTACAATGACTTTTGTGTCTTCAGCATGATCCTTATTCATGTGAGACTGAAACAAAATGCTGGATTAATAAGACAAAAATGgatgttttcatgaaaaaatgAAATGTTGTACAAGAGAAAATGAACAGCAAAAAATACCGCAACAGGCTTAGAGAACTGAGCTATTGGATCAACTTTCGAGTCCTGGTACTCCTCTCTGCTGAACTCTAagcatataaaaaaaaaatacaaaatgacattaaggaaaaataaaatataaaaaatgattgTTAGGACAAAGGAATAATAAAACCACAAACAAGTCAATAAGAGTTGCTGAAAACAATAAATGGACGGGTAAAAGGCAGCAGAAAAAGAACCAGTAGTGCCTTGTCTTAAATGGCAGGCAGCATTAATATTCTTCAAAATTATCATTAGAATAGAAGGAATGTAAGATGTAATACAGAAAAGTAATCAGAGCACAAACCTCCTGATCCCAACAAAGCTGTCGCAACACCTGATAAATATCTCACAACCTTTGGTTCAATGCGCATAAATTGGAAGTCAGCGAAGTCCACCTTCAGAATAGGAACATATGCTCAGTTCTCTATCTAAGCAGATTAGTGACAACATTCATCTAAAGGGACATAGCATGCAGGGGGATGAGAAACATACCCAGAATGCATTTGGGTGTTTAGCCAAATAAGCAGTTCGAATGGCTGCTTGATCTTTTTCAGATACCTGTATAATTGATCAATACATCATCTCAAATACTTCAGACCACCAAACAATTAGGATGCCCAGCAGGAGACTGGAAATTACAAACTTACAGCAATAGCATCACCATGCAGAGTGATTACTAAATCAGTCCTGTCTTCAGGATCTCTAGCGACAAGCAACGAGCATTTGAAATTAGCCAACAAGTCCTGCGAAGTAATTTTTGTAAGAATTATTAGGTGAAAGGGACAAAACTTGTCTACCAGTTCACAAGGACAATAGGATTAACAAGGGAGAAGTTTCCAAATGGTAGAATGAAAGCAGGTTGGTGACTAGAACATAAGCAACTAATGCTAATAACAAGAGAAAAGAGCTTTCCTGGTTCTCAGCAATGGCTTTGTTCAAAATTGGCAACATGACAATACCAAATTATAATCCTGACAATTAACATGATTCAATAAATGCTTCCATCACTATGCATGATACTAATCCAAACATTACCCAATATCCTTTTGATGTTTCAATTCCCCTTCTCTTAATTCTTCTGAGCTAGGGCATCTAGTGAATAGATTACATATCGAGCACTCACTAAGTAAAATTCAAAATCTAGGAAAGAACCTTTGTATGAACTGCCAGTCTGCTAACTGCTAATATCGGAGATCCATTGGCATCACACGCAAAGTCAACCATCGACGCTGATGGATAGCCCTCATGCTTCTGCAAGCAGAAAAGAAGTAAAAATGAGTAGGATAACAAGAAAAATGTCCAATGAATAGGGCAAGAAGAAAATTTCCTAACGAGCAGGCCAACAAATAGAAAAAATGTTTTAAGTGATGAATgtcataaacaattataaaaaccAAAAGAAGACCTGGAAAGCAAATAATAATCCTAATTCTTACTGAATAAGGagctcaaaaaagaaaaagaaaaaatcctAATATGAGTTGTTAAGGCACATATAAGTCATCAGTTTAATTCCATTCAAACAACTGCACGAGAAGTGCCAAAGGACCCAAGACTTTGCAAGATCTTGTTTCCGTTACAGGTTCTATATAGAAAATAGTAATTGTATGAGCAACACCATGGCCTAAGATACCATAACTGCAACTAGGAAGGATCAAAAAGCAGAAACTTTGCAAGATTCAGTAACAGCTTGTGCAAGTTTAGGTTATAGGAGTCTTCTGCAGCTAGTTGATTAAGTTTTTATTCATTATGAATAAATCTAATGATTACAAGATTCATTTATCATGATTAGAATTGTCTGCTAGCTGATGAGATTATGATCTGCATAGCAAGAATCCTTCAAACTTCTTCATTCCAAATCATCACCATGGAAATGGTAAGCGAACCGAAGTAATTTTAAAAGTCCATAAAGGATTAAAAAGTACCTTTTCACTCCTAAAACTTCAGTAACAAATTTCAAGTAGCTCAGTTCTCTCAACAAGATATATAGATAAAAGTGAAAAGCAATAGCCATCCACAAACTTTCACTTTGTTCATTAAACCTAATCAAGAATCACTCTTGTAATTTAGACAACCTTCGTTATAAAGTCTAAACAAGTATCACAGGTGTCTTTATATCATTCTTCATGCTCAATTAACCCAAATTATAAATGATCAAATCAATTAGTAATATGATCACAAACCTGTGAAAAAGTTGAAAGCATACCGCGCGTGCTTTGATCAAGAACAGTACGGATTTCCTCCACCGGAGAAAGCCTAGCAGCCTTCTCCTGAAAATGGATCAACCACATTTCAGTAAGTTCCAATCCCAATTTGATTACAGTATATATAGACAAAACAAAGAGGGAAACATTACATATGTAAAATTAAACAAACCTGGTGAGCTTGAATTAACTGAAATATATTGGTTTCTTTATTAACATCCTCAGGAGAGACAGCCTAGTAAAACAAACAGAAAACCCATTAATTTTCCTAaacaaaaaaagaatattttccaATCAATTTACTCCCTTTCagataaaaatcaataaaaaagaaaaaagaaaacccaaatttCCTTTTTTAAAGATATAGAAAGAAACAGAAAACTGAGTGTGTAAATTACCTGAGAAGAAGAAGGTTGAGTTGCAGAGGCCATGATAGAGAGAGGTCTGGGAGGAGGAATTGAAAAGAAACGAGAGTGGCAAAAATGAAACATGGGAGAAGATGGAGGGGTTTTATAGACATTTAAGCGTGAAACTAAGGAGAGAGTAAAAGTTGTTGGTAGAGTCCTCATCCTTTCCACCCAACCTGCTACACCTTCTAGATTGCTACAACCAAACTAAActaattattttatctattttttttatgattttcttttttgaGGTCAAACGCTATTTGAAAAAGATGTTGGgaatttaaaatgaattagacAGGAGGGTTTTTTGGGGGGCCAAAAGAAATAGATACGAGGTTGAAGACGAAGGCCACTAAAAAACCATGAAAGGGGCTTACCAGCCTAAAGATATAATATCCGGTCTAAATTTCAGAGGACGAAATATATTTGAAACTTGGGAATTTGGGATTCAGTTACGGGGAAATGGCCGGGCGGGTTCGGATTTGGATCGGGCATATATACATAAGCATTCATTCATGTTACAATGAATAGTGCatctttcctttttttccttttttaaagataatttatttaatatttaatacttgaaagaagaaaaaatttcgtttttatttaatatttaaaagttgaaatcCAACAAAAACGTGGAGGGAAAAGAATTAATATTTAAAGCCTggaaaatttttgtgaaaaatttaaaaattacgtgaaaacaaaagaaaattaaatattagttgtaaatattttaatatttaaaagttaaaaaaagtgaaacaaaatattagttttaattaaaagttgaataaaaattaatatttaaaagttgaatgatgtttaaaaaaaagtccttttttttctaaaaagaagtcctttttagcatttgataaaatatatttttaatgtaaaaatgtgtattaaaaattatgtgaaaacaaaaagattaaaaattattttcaaataatttaatatttaaaagttgaaaaaaggttaatcgaaatattatattaattttaattaaagttgaattaaaaaatatttatttaatatttaatagttgaaaacagaaaaaaaaaagaaattggttTAGTTTCAACAacttttattcaatatttaaaagtTGCAATCCAACAAAAAAAGTGGtgagaaaattaatatttaaaacttggAAAAAATTGTCATTTTTTTTAATGGAGAAGAAGAACTTGAAACACTTGAAATGGTAATTGAAGTGCCCATTTCTGCAGAAATTTCAAGAAATTTTGTTAGGTTCAACAGAAAAATGATGAGTCACCTCTCTTCTTTTGTAGACTCTCATAATtgagtcatttagtaaataaggGACCAAGTGATACGAGCCCGTTTCAGATGTAATGACGAGTTGTAATGgattcccgatcgaaattaggtagtgtcgacTTTAAACAATTTCAGGTCTTTGCGTTTTAAAGTTGTATAACTAAAGAAGCAAAGGTGTTTTAAAGTAGTGTCGAACTCCTCTTGATTCgcaggcaagctcacatcaccaAGAGATTACTTTGCACAATGATTTGCTTACTCAACTTAGAAAGTAAGGATTTGACATTTGTTTTGAACAAAAAGGGAGATGCATGAA is part of the Gossypium hirsutum isolate 1008001.06 chromosome D11, Gossypium_hirsutum_v2.1, whole genome shotgun sequence genome and encodes:
- the LOC107946167 gene encoding uncharacterized protein isoform X2, with the translated sequence MRTLPTTFTLSLVSRLNVYKTPPSSPMFHFCHSRFFSIPPPRPLSIMASATQPSSSQAVSPEDVNKETNIFQLIQAHQEKAARLSPVEEIRTVLDQSTRGMLSTFSQKHEGYPSASMVDFACDANGSPILAVSRLAVHTKDLLANFKCSLLVARDPEDRTDLVITLHGDAIAVSEKDQAAIRTAYLAKHPNAFWVDFADFQFMRIEPKVVRYLSGVATALLGSGEFSREEYQDSKVDPIAQFSKPVASHMNKDHAEDTKVIVQFATSIPVDNAYMLDLDSLGFNVKAGYQGNTFKLRVPFPRRAEDRKDVKTLIVDMLQAARSQVN
- the LOC107946167 gene encoding uncharacterized protein isoform X1, producing the protein MRTLPTTFTLSLVSRLNVYKTPPSSPMFHFCHSRFFSIPPPRPLSIMASATQPSSSQAVSPEDVNKETNIFQLIQAHQEKAARLSPVEEIRTVLDQSTRGMLSTFSQKHEGYPSASMVDFACDANGSPILAVSRLAVHTKDLLANFKCSLLVARDPEDRTDLVITLHGDAIAVSEKDQAAIRTAYLAKHPNAFWVDFADFQFMRIEPKVVRYLSGVATALLGSGEFSREEYQDSKVDPIAQFSKPVASHMNKDHAEDTKVIVQFATSIPVDNAYMLDLDSLGFNVKAGYQGNTFKLRVPFPRRAEDRKILGYSFFKLLQNMDQHIFPEFIQ
- the LOC107946179 gene encoding uncharacterized protein, with translation MEKEERSQRTCKTIEPELFLQWGNRKRLRCVRVKDPQKISHKSNAIIRRRITSRLLDKESSPFSQFNPRLTRNSEASILRSDHRKAASPEKEDRYYTTRGSAVGLVDENGKIAVDSNNGEDNKGVVWPKLYITLSSKEKEEDFMAMKGCKPLQRPKKRAKIIRRSLLLVSPGAWLTDMCQERYEVREKKSSKKRPRGLKAMGNMKSDSD